In a genomic window of Sporosarcina trichiuri:
- a CDS encoding prepilin-type N-terminal cleavage/methylation domain-containing protein, with product MLKTHKDESGVTLVELLAVLVLISLVTGIIWTAINISVRHSAVETTKLQLQQDANLIITRLQQEHRTRTCYRLTVESSEVSISNCEGQDSFKLVLGNSYRYSSSAVKSEYVPKKNNVDNFTLTVQDPENRNLAVDVTTSITRYKTE from the coding sequence ATGCTGAAAACTCATAAGGATGAATCCGGCGTAACCCTCGTTGAATTGCTAGCTGTCCTTGTTCTGATATCGCTGGTGACTGGGATTATCTGGACAGCCATTAATATAAGTGTACGGCATAGCGCAGTAGAAACTACTAAACTTCAGCTGCAGCAGGACGCCAACCTGATTATCACCCGGCTGCAGCAAGAACACCGGACGAGAACCTGTTACAGACTGACAGTAGAGTCCTCTGAAGTATCCATCTCCAATTGTGAAGGACAGGATTCCTTTAAATTGGTGCTCGGCAATAGTTACCGGTACAGCAGCTCAGCAGTGAAATCTGAGTATGTACCAAAAAAGAATAACGTCGATAATTTCACCCTGACTGTTCAGGATCCGGAAAATAGAAATCTGGCAGTGGATGTAACAACGTCTATAACTCGATATAAAACAGAGTGA
- a CDS encoding G5 domain-containing protein — MGNRRIINYFISIAGVSLLLFGIASTGSFAADQFLFGKRFGAHTYAGPFDLSNRTSRDAEIKLTSDLLGMQDNLQADLVYQDAKIPLPAELVTYDSSATVDRAQTEAENPLVASVSEDGLRALLAQELPMLQFSDSEVASIAQGISDKLSSGIMPQSVQLTEYLETTQPAVTVASADVPTDGFSQQMLDVLDALDGVQLEPKEPFSLLAFIEETETGLLSDDKMTILASALYEAALRTNFWVEERTIRTELLDGVKPGFEAAIDRQLGLDFVLTNPNQTSYAIRSNWSGGALHVEYAGLPLRYAYEPYVAETNKYEPKTTVHYNKDLAAGRVDLLTEGRDGSEVIVQRKILEDGGLLTVEPVSEDFYPPVSRVEEHALARPETETPDSGGTDTGTPGSSADGGSSSPNDSSPDGNSSDGSGTDNTQNNEPGKPGTDGNNDGNSGSPGNRKPSSGNPDDQVGSINGKPSAKPQGDGHIYDKGGNLIK, encoded by the coding sequence GTGGGCAATCGAAGGATCATCAATTATTTCATCAGTATCGCTGGCGTGTCACTGTTGCTGTTCGGTATTGCTTCCACCGGTTCGTTTGCGGCGGATCAATTTTTGTTCGGCAAGCGGTTCGGCGCTCATACATATGCCGGGCCGTTCGATCTGTCGAACCGGACGAGCCGCGACGCAGAGATCAAGCTGACGTCCGATCTGCTTGGTATGCAGGACAACCTGCAGGCGGACCTCGTCTACCAAGATGCAAAGATTCCGCTGCCTGCGGAACTCGTCACCTATGATTCATCTGCAACAGTGGACCGGGCACAAACGGAAGCGGAGAACCCGCTCGTGGCCTCAGTCAGTGAAGACGGCCTCCGTGCGCTGCTTGCCCAGGAACTGCCGATGCTGCAGTTCAGCGATTCGGAAGTGGCTTCGATTGCACAGGGGATCAGCGATAAATTATCATCCGGCATCATGCCGCAGTCCGTCCAGCTGACGGAGTATTTGGAAACCACACAGCCTGCCGTCACGGTTGCGTCTGCAGACGTGCCGACAGACGGGTTCTCCCAACAGATGCTGGATGTGCTCGACGCGCTCGATGGTGTGCAGCTTGAGCCGAAAGAGCCATTCTCGCTGCTAGCTTTCATCGAGGAAACGGAAACGGGCCTGCTTTCCGATGACAAGATGACCATTCTCGCTTCGGCTTTGTATGAAGCCGCCCTTCGTACAAATTTCTGGGTGGAGGAACGGACGATCCGGACGGAACTTCTCGACGGAGTCAAGCCGGGATTCGAAGCGGCGATCGACCGTCAGCTCGGGCTCGACTTCGTGCTGACCAATCCGAACCAGACTTCTTACGCAATCCGCTCGAATTGGAGCGGCGGTGCACTGCATGTCGAATATGCCGGTCTCCCGCTCCGTTATGCATACGAACCGTATGTCGCTGAAACGAACAAGTACGAGCCGAAGACGACCGTTCATTATAATAAAGACCTGGCGGCTGGCCGCGTCGATCTGCTGACGGAAGGCCGTGACGGCTCCGAAGTGATCGTCCAGCGCAAAATCCTGGAAGATGGCGGACTCCTGACCGTGGAGCCGGTGTCCGAAGACTTCTACCCTCCGGTCTCCCGTGTCGAGGAGCATGCGCTTGCGCGTCCTGAGACGGAGACACCTGATTCGGGTGGAACCGATACAGGAACGCCGGGCTCCTCGGCGGACGGCGGCTCATCCAGTCCCAACGATTCGTCGCCAGATGGGAATTCATCTGACGGATCGGGCACTGATAATACGCAAAATAATGAGCCCGGCAAACCGGGCACCGATGGTAACAACGATGGGAACTCCGGCAGCCCAGGAAATAGGAAGCCGTCTTCCGGCAATCCAGATGACCAAGTCGGAAGCATCAATGGCAAGCCTTCTGCGAAACCGCAAGGCGACGGCCATATTTACGACAAAGGCGGAAACCTCATCAAGTGA
- a CDS encoding GspE/PulE family protein, with protein sequence MAAPRKRLGDLLVESGLITTTQLDTALAEKPRDQRLGDALLSRGFITEQQLIEVLEFQLGIPHINLFRYPFDPKLFNIVPKEFAKRNLLVPLKTDGDRLFVAMSDPMDYLTVEDLRLSTGFHIETAIASKDDILRTISKYYDNESFEDIFIDQPEETATQQQQELTDLDSPVVRLVNQLMVSAVTQKASDIHLDPQENELLIRFRLDGMLKTERVLPKHMQGMLTARIKILANLDITEQRLPQDGRIKTTIDFRPIDLRVSTLPTILGEKIVMRILDLSSSLSDLKKLGFSPLNLDRFLNEITRPNGIVLISGPTGSGKSSTLYAALNKLNAEEVNIITVEDPVEYQLSGVNQIQVNQNVGLTFATGLRSILRQDPDIVMVGEIRDRDTVEIAIRASLTGHLVLSTIHTNDSVASITRLLDMGVEPFLVTASLNAVVAQRLIRKVCRDCGRKMPATEREKEIFAKRGMTIDQVNRGPGCAACNMTGYRGRVAIHEVLIIDDAMRDLINSHATPAKMRDAAVDSGTVFLVDDGLEKVKQGMTTTEEVLRVALPE encoded by the coding sequence ATGGCAGCACCCCGTAAACGGCTCGGCGATCTGCTCGTCGAGTCGGGTTTGATCACCACTACACAGCTTGACACGGCGCTTGCCGAGAAACCGCGGGATCAGCGTCTTGGTGATGCGCTGCTTTCCCGCGGGTTCATCACAGAGCAGCAGCTGATCGAAGTGCTTGAATTCCAGCTCGGGATTCCGCACATCAACCTGTTCCGCTATCCGTTTGATCCGAAATTGTTCAACATCGTGCCGAAGGAGTTCGCAAAGCGCAACCTGCTCGTGCCGCTGAAGACGGACGGCGACCGGCTGTTTGTCGCGATGAGCGACCCGATGGACTACCTGACCGTCGAGGATCTTCGCCTGTCAACAGGATTCCATATCGAGACGGCGATCGCCTCGAAAGACGATATTCTGCGGACGATTTCCAAGTATTATGATAATGAATCGTTCGAGGACATCTTCATCGACCAGCCGGAAGAGACGGCGACCCAGCAGCAGCAGGAACTGACGGACCTCGATTCGCCGGTCGTCCGTCTCGTCAACCAGCTCATGGTGTCCGCGGTCACGCAGAAGGCGAGTGACATCCACCTCGATCCCCAGGAGAACGAACTGCTCATCCGGTTCCGTCTCGACGGGATGCTGAAGACGGAGCGGGTGCTGCCGAAGCATATGCAGGGAATGCTGACGGCACGCATCAAAATCCTCGCAAACCTCGACATCACCGAACAGCGGCTGCCGCAGGACGGGCGCATCAAGACGACGATCGATTTCCGGCCGATCGATCTGCGAGTGTCCACCCTGCCGACCATATTAGGTGAAAAGATCGTCATGCGGATCCTGGACTTGAGCAGCTCCCTCAGCGACTTGAAGAAACTCGGGTTCAGCCCTCTCAATCTCGACCGGTTCCTGAATGAAATCACGCGCCCGAATGGCATCGTGCTCATCTCCGGGCCGACGGGATCCGGGAAATCGTCGACGCTGTACGCGGCGCTCAACAAACTGAATGCCGAAGAAGTGAACATCATCACCGTCGAGGACCCGGTCGAGTACCAGCTGTCCGGCGTCAATCAAATCCAGGTGAATCAGAACGTCGGCCTGACGTTTGCGACCGGCCTCCGTTCGATCCTCCGGCAGGACCCCGATATCGTCATGGTCGGTGAGATCCGGGACCGCGATACAGTGGAAATCGCCATCCGCGCGTCACTCACCGGGCACCTTGTCCTCAGCACCATCCATACGAACGATTCCGTTGCATCCATCACGCGATTGCTCGATATGGGTGTCGAGCCGTTCCTCGTGACAGCGTCGCTGAACGCGGTCGTTGCACAGCGGCTTATCCGGAAAGTGTGCCGGGACTGCGGGCGCAAGATGCCGGCGACTGAGCGTGAAAAAGAGATTTTCGCTAAACGCGGCATGACGATCGACCAGGTGAACCGCGGACCGGGCTGCGCGGCCTGTAACATGACGGGCTACCGCGGCCGGGTCGCGATCCATGAGGTATTGATCATCGACGACGCCATGCGGGACTTGATCAACAGCCATGCGACACCTGCAAAGATGCGGGATGCGGCCGTCGACAGCGGCACCGTATTCCTCGTTGACGACGGACTGGAAAAAGTGAAACAGGGCATGACGACGACGGAAGAAGTGCTCCGCGTCGCCTTGCCGGAGTAA
- a CDS encoding type IV pilus twitching motility protein PilT gives MKDQINDVLAKAVELHASDIHLTIGSPPVFRINGDLKRYGTEPIDEQYTKGAVQATVPDKLFPEFREHGQVDYSYDVPGVARFRVNAFQQRGVTSLAFRTIPTDIPTIESLHMPGILKTLAETKQGLILVTGPTGSGKSTTLASMIDYLNQTSRKHILTLEDPIEYMHSHAASIIDQREVGFDAATFADGLRAALRQDPDVILVGEMRDLETISTAITAAETGHLVLATLHTWSAASTIDRIIDVFPHGQQAQIRVQLAGVLTAVLSQRLLPTSDRQGRRAATELMINNPAVANLIRSEKVHQIPNVIQTNRAAGMHMMNTSVKELLDKGLISYDTAEPYLQEES, from the coding sequence ATGAAAGACCAGATCAATGACGTTCTGGCAAAAGCAGTGGAACTGCATGCATCAGATATCCACCTGACAATCGGATCGCCGCCCGTCTTCCGGATCAACGGCGACCTGAAACGCTATGGAACCGAGCCGATCGATGAACAGTATACGAAGGGTGCTGTGCAGGCGACGGTGCCGGATAAGCTGTTCCCTGAATTCCGTGAGCATGGACAGGTCGATTACTCGTATGACGTGCCCGGGGTCGCGCGCTTCCGGGTGAATGCGTTCCAGCAGCGGGGCGTGACTTCACTCGCGTTCCGGACGATCCCGACGGACATTCCGACGATCGAGTCGCTGCACATGCCGGGCATCCTGAAAACGCTCGCTGAGACGAAACAGGGGCTCATCCTCGTGACCGGTCCGACGGGTTCCGGGAAATCGACGACCCTTGCGTCAATGATCGACTACTTGAACCAGACATCCCGCAAGCATATTCTGACACTTGAAGATCCGATCGAATACATGCACAGCCACGCAGCGAGCATCATCGACCAGCGGGAAGTCGGCTTCGATGCCGCAACATTCGCGGACGGGCTTCGGGCGGCCCTCCGGCAGGATCCGGATGTGATCCTCGTCGGGGAAATGCGCGATCTCGAGACGATTTCGACCGCAATCACTGCGGCGGAAACGGGGCACCTGGTGCTTGCGACGCTCCACACATGGAGCGCCGCATCGACGATCGACCGGATCATCGACGTGTTCCCGCACGGCCAGCAGGCGCAGATCCGCGTCCAGCTGGCGGGTGTCCTGACGGCTGTCCTGTCGCAGCGGCTCCTGCCGACATCCGACCGGCAGGGGCGCAGGGCAGCCACCGAGCTGATGATCAACAATCCGGCGGTCGCGAACTTGATCCGCTCCGAAAAAGTCCATCAAATCCCGAACGTCATCCAGACAAACCGGGCGGCGGGCATGCATATGATGAATACATCGGTGAAAGAACTGCTCGATAAGGGACTCATTTCGTACGACACAGCTGAGCCATACTTGCAGGAGGAGTCCTGA
- a CDS encoding type II secretion system F family protein: protein MARFKYEGRDARSVRTGTIIADNKRDAALKLKRDGIRVKNLTEQAETTLTKEIHLGKPVKRQHFIMFLRQFSTLLRAGVTIVEAIRILSLQVEGKQFKKILTEVNEDLRTGGALSDSFAKHPKAFEPLVINMIKAGELSGTLDDSLDRLAVHYEKAYKTRQKVMSALSYPVVVGIVAVGVVIFLLTFVVPMFVDLFASVGGELPLLTRFVMTSSDFALSYWYVIVMAVAAVGVGFYLLRSNPKGRMMTDTLLLRLPVFGDIAKKSVLATLTRTLSSLFSSSVPILQSLAMTERVVSNEVVKKVLVRSRESLERGGSLTEPMEGHWAFPPLIPHMIAIGEQTGSLDSMLAKVADFYESEVDASTERLKALIEPIMIVLLAGLVGTIVLAILLPMFDLFNQIDNL from the coding sequence ATGGCGCGTTTCAAGTACGAAGGGCGGGATGCCCGATCCGTCCGCACGGGCACCATCATCGCGGATAACAAACGGGATGCCGCCCTCAAGCTGAAACGGGACGGCATCCGGGTGAAGAACCTGACCGAACAGGCGGAGACGACGCTGACGAAGGAGATCCATCTCGGCAAGCCGGTCAAGCGCCAGCATTTCATAATGTTCCTAAGGCAGTTCTCGACACTGCTGCGGGCAGGGGTGACGATCGTCGAGGCGATCCGCATCCTCTCCCTCCAGGTGGAAGGCAAGCAGTTCAAGAAGATCCTGACGGAAGTGAATGAAGACTTGCGGACCGGTGGCGCACTGTCCGATTCTTTCGCAAAGCATCCGAAAGCGTTCGAGCCGCTCGTCATCAACATGATCAAAGCCGGGGAGCTGTCGGGTACACTCGACGACTCGCTCGACCGTCTCGCTGTCCATTACGAGAAAGCGTACAAGACTCGCCAGAAAGTCATGTCAGCGTTGTCCTACCCGGTCGTCGTCGGCATCGTCGCGGTCGGGGTTGTCATCTTCCTCCTGACTTTCGTCGTGCCGATGTTCGTCGACCTGTTCGCCAGTGTCGGCGGGGAACTGCCGCTGCTGACGCGCTTCGTCATGACATCGAGTGACTTCGCACTGTCCTACTGGTATGTCATCGTCATGGCGGTTGCGGCAGTCGGCGTCGGCTTCTATCTGCTTCGTTCCAATCCGAAAGGCCGGATGATGACCGATACGTTGCTGCTGCGGCTTCCTGTGTTCGGCGACATTGCCAAGAAATCTGTGCTCGCCACACTGACGCGCACGCTCAGCTCGCTGTTCTCAAGTTCCGTGCCGATCCTGCAGTCGCTTGCGATGACGGAACGCGTCGTCAGCAACGAAGTCGTGAAGAAAGTGCTCGTCCGCTCGCGCGAATCGCTCGAACGCGGCGGTTCGCTCACCGAGCCGATGGAAGGCCACTGGGCATTCCCGCCGCTCATCCCGCATATGATTGCGATCGGCGAACAGACTGGTTCGCTCGATTCGATGCTCGCGAAAGTCGCCGATTTCTACGAAAGCGAAGTGGATGCCTCGACGGAACGGCTGAAAGCGCTCATCGAACCGATCATGATCGTCCTGCTTGCTGGATTAGTCGGGACTATTGTACTTGCAATTCTGCTGCCGATGTTCGATCTATTTAATCAAATCGATAACTTATAG
- a CDS encoding type II secretion system protein — translation MKEFLQKKIKNEKGLTLVELLAVIVILGIIAAIAVPSIGNIIQNSREKAVLADATNAIEAANLFFAEHPDKTTVSLKTASTEGGYKLEPEYLQESSLTSATVNKKDDNSLTITFSGEAGKKTVSATDATKKDLSEKTDVIKIGTTSKPSK, via the coding sequence ATGAAGGAGTTTCTTCAGAAGAAAATCAAGAACGAAAAGGGCCTGACCCTCGTCGAATTGCTCGCAGTCATTGTCATTTTGGGTATTATCGCAGCGATTGCTGTGCCGTCGATTGGGAATATCATACAAAACTCCCGTGAAAAAGCAGTTTTAGCTGATGCCACAAATGCAATAGAAGCAGCTAATCTATTCTTCGCTGAACATCCTGATAAGACAACTGTATCTTTAAAGACTGCTAGTACAGAAGGCGGCTATAAGTTAGAGCCAGAGTATTTACAAGAAAGTTCGCTAACTTCTGCAACTGTAAACAAGAAAGACGATAACTCATTAACTATTACTTTTTCAGGTGAGGCGGGTAAGAAGACTGTCTCAGCTACTGATGCTACCAAGAAAGACTTGAGTGAGAAAACTGATGTAATTAAAATCGGAACAACCAGTAAACCAAGCAAGTAA
- the pilM gene encoding type IV pilus biogenesis protein PilM: MQIPFTRPKRPVSMTIEEDAVRYVKLKAGEDLVVEEAVDVPLAPNIVHDGRVVDPAGLVSVLDGLAKEWGIAKRGVQFLAPDTYVMIRKVPYPEDVLDDELKGHFFIEIGSSIYLPFDDPVFDVVPYLPNTTSNEAILIASKESVLHGYEEAFASAKFDPLVADIAPLALYRLAHRQHQFTGDEHVMLADLTAGKLVVSIFHEHYPLFMRPVDLESAADINVASPDLPASSSLLSPQAIVQELEKLVNFYRYNMWNGTATITHVLVNGLYADLDDLLALASGRLHVAASPLLPEPLLFASGGAVPSSFNRTIGLALKEVSHASRH; encoded by the coding sequence ATGCAAATCCCATTCACCCGCCCGAAGCGGCCGGTCTCGATGACAATTGAAGAAGACGCGGTCCGCTATGTGAAGCTGAAGGCGGGGGAGGACCTGGTCGTCGAAGAAGCGGTCGACGTGCCGCTTGCGCCGAATATCGTGCATGACGGCCGGGTCGTGGATCCTGCAGGGCTGGTGTCCGTGCTTGACGGGCTGGCGAAGGAGTGGGGCATTGCCAAACGCGGTGTCCAGTTCCTCGCGCCCGATACATATGTGATGATCCGGAAAGTGCCGTATCCGGAGGACGTGCTGGATGATGAACTGAAGGGGCACTTTTTCATAGAAATCGGGTCATCGATCTATTTGCCGTTCGATGATCCGGTTTTTGACGTGGTGCCGTATTTGCCGAATACCACATCCAACGAAGCGATCTTGATCGCCTCGAAGGAAAGCGTGCTGCATGGCTACGAGGAGGCATTCGCGTCCGCGAAGTTCGATCCGCTCGTCGCGGACATCGCACCGCTCGCCCTCTACCGGCTCGCCCACCGGCAGCATCAGTTCACGGGGGACGAGCACGTGATGCTCGCAGATCTGACCGCCGGCAAGCTCGTCGTGTCGATCTTCCACGAACATTACCCGCTGTTCATGCGGCCGGTCGATCTTGAAAGTGCCGCAGATATCAATGTAGCATCGCCGGACCTTCCGGCGTCGAGTTCGCTGCTGTCGCCCCAGGCGATCGTGCAGGAACTCGAGAAACTCGTCAATTTCTACCGCTACAATATGTGGAATGGCACTGCGACGATCACCCATGTGCTTGTCAACGGCCTCTATGCCGATCTCGATGACCTGCTGGCGCTTGCGTCCGGCCGGCTCCATGTTGCGGCGAGTCCGCTGCTGCCCGAACCGCTGCTGTTTGCATCCGGCGGGGCGGTGCCGTCATCGTTCAACCGGACGATCGGACTTGCACTGAAAGAGGTGTCCCATGCTAGTCGACATTAA
- a CDS encoding fimbrial assembly protein, which yields MLVDINLLPEKERERSGFLVAALGVIGAALLVWLVFFLLARSLTADTERLDDQLIHLQATQAELSGRLNRSDSAQAHDELAASVEWAENYRYETAPLLEDLTAQLPRRGFFRSFAFAAPHQATVEVQFDDKTEAAYYLTRIQASEAIQTASLESVETEEIEDTADTTDGGTAVIRRFLPRYIATYTIFFNDPRGTLDGAAPAVPEETPPATDAPPETDDPAADGTVPDAEPPADTEQEGSDAESD from the coding sequence ATGCTAGTCGACATTAACTTACTGCCGGAAAAGGAGAGGGAACGTTCCGGTTTCCTGGTTGCCGCGCTGGGCGTCATCGGCGCGGCTCTTCTTGTCTGGCTCGTGTTTTTTCTCCTTGCCCGGAGTCTGACCGCCGACACGGAACGCCTTGACGATCAGCTGATCCACCTTCAGGCGACCCAGGCGGAATTGTCCGGCCGTCTGAACCGTTCGGACAGCGCTCAGGCGCATGATGAACTGGCGGCAAGCGTCGAGTGGGCGGAAAATTACCGCTATGAGACCGCTCCGCTGCTTGAGGACCTGACCGCCCAGCTGCCGCGGCGCGGATTTTTCCGGTCGTTCGCGTTCGCCGCGCCCCACCAGGCGACGGTCGAAGTGCAGTTTGACGATAAAACCGAAGCGGCGTACTACCTGACGCGCATCCAGGCGTCCGAAGCGATTCAGACCGCGTCCCTTGAATCGGTCGAAACCGAGGAAATCGAGGATACGGCCGATACAACGGACGGCGGCACAGCCGTCATCCGCCGCTTCCTGCCGCGGTATATCGCCACCTATACGATTTTCTTCAACGATCCGCGCGGGACGCTCGACGGAGCAGCGCCTGCCGTGCCGGAAGAAACGCCGCCTGCGACCGATGCACCGCCTGAAACCGATGACCCGGCAGCGGATGGAACAGTGCCGGACGCTGAACCGCCGGCCGATACGGAACAGGAGGGATCCGATGCGGAGTCTGACTAA
- a CDS encoding prepilin peptidase — protein MTIVWAVLFFIYGTVFGSFYNVVGLRVPKKESVVTPPSHCTVCDRRLTLPDLVPVLSFVFLRGRCRGCGTRINPIYPFMEFVTGLLFAWAFLHFGFTAELTVALVFLSMLVIITVSDIAYMLIPNKVLLPAGIVLAVLRLVSPLSPWWDSLLGALIGFGVLFLIAVVSKGGMGGGDIKLFFVLGLVLGTELTLLTLFLAALIGSIVGIIHLRRTGQGRKTPVPFGPSIAVAAVICYFAGDALVGWYLSLLA, from the coding sequence ATGACGATTGTCTGGGCAGTCTTGTTCTTCATCTACGGGACGGTGTTCGGCTCGTTCTATAACGTGGTCGGCTTACGCGTCCCGAAAAAGGAGTCGGTTGTCACCCCGCCGTCGCATTGCACCGTATGCGACCGCCGGCTGACACTGCCGGATCTCGTCCCTGTACTGTCGTTCGTGTTCCTGCGCGGCAGATGCCGGGGATGCGGCACGAGGATCAATCCGATCTATCCGTTCATGGAGTTCGTGACCGGCCTGCTGTTTGCGTGGGCGTTCCTGCATTTCGGTTTCACGGCGGAACTCACCGTTGCACTCGTTTTCCTGTCGATGCTCGTCATCATCACGGTGTCCGATATCGCATATATGCTTATTCCGAATAAAGTGCTGCTGCCGGCGGGGATCGTGCTTGCAGTCCTCCGTCTTGTCAGTCCGCTGAGCCCTTGGTGGGACAGCCTGCTCGGTGCATTGATCGGCTTCGGCGTGCTGTTCCTGATCGCCGTCGTGTCGAAAGGCGGCATGGGGGGCGGCGACATCAAGCTGTTCTTCGTGCTCGGTCTCGTGCTCGGCACGGAACTCACGCTGCTCACACTGTTCCTCGCAGCGCTGATCGGTTCGATTGTCGGTATCATCCATCTCAGGAGGACGGGACAGGGACGGAAGACGCCGGTGCCGTTCGGTCCGTCGATCGCTGTCGCCGCCGTCATCTGCTATTTTGCAGGGGATGCGCTTGTCGGATGGTATCTTTCGCTGTTAGCTTGA